A region from the Rhodamnia argentea isolate NSW1041297 chromosome 7, ASM2092103v1, whole genome shotgun sequence genome encodes:
- the LOC115730483 gene encoding uncharacterized protein LOC115730483, with translation MTTSEIHREADCATTKEIRDAAPSHYVLKIKSFSLFTKNNIDKYESSEFEAGGYQWKLILYPNGDKSRNGEDHISIYLAASGTSPFQLGGAIHVAVRFSLYDQICDRYLTKQGRVARLHALRAECGVPRFMTRKNFDDPSNGYLVDDTCFFGAEVFVIKSLGVGECVTLKESTSYTHEWKILTLPSLGDDSRYSEAFTVGDHKWKVLLYPRGNQANRGQNLSVFLFLVDAEKLAAGQKVNARFVIRLKGPYNVVHHQPEAWTMWFSSSITNWGWPSFMPLKMVRERVSDDSCVIAAEVTVLGTVSKLP, from the exons ATGACGACTTCCGAGATACACAGAGAAGCCGACTGCG CAACAACGAAGGAGATTAGAGATGCTGCACCCTCGCATTATGTGCTCAAGATTAAGTCCTTCTCTTTGTTCACGAAGAACAACATCGACAAGTATGAATCGAGCGAGTTCGAAGCAGGAGGCTATCAATG GAAACTGATCCTCTATCCCAATGGAGACAAGAGCCGAAACGGAGAAGACCACATCTCCATATATCTGGCGGCTTCCGGGACGAGTCCTTTCCAACTTGGCGGGGCGATTCATGTGGCCGTCAGGTTCTCTTTGTATGATCAAATCTGCGATAGGTATTTAACTAAGCAAG GGAGAGTCGCGAGGTTGCACGCGTTGAGAGCCGAATGTGGAGTCCCAAGATTCATGACGCgtaaaaatttcgacgacccgTCGAACGGGTACCTCGTGGACGACACCTGCTTCTTCGGTGCGGAGGTCTTCGTCATCAAGAGTTTGGGAGTCGGCGAATGTGTGACGCTCAAGGAGAGCACATCGTACACTCATGAATGGAAGATATTGACGCTCCCAAGCTTGGGGGATGATTCTCGGTACTCTGAGGCATTCACTGTTGGAGACCACAAATG GAAGGTGTTGCTATACCCGAGGGGTAATCAGGCCAACAGGGGCCAAAACCTTTCGGTGTTTCTCTTCTTGGTTGATGCGGAAAAACTGGCTGCCGGTCAGAAAGTGAATGCGAGATTCGTCATCCGGTTGAAAGGCCCATACAACGTTGTACACCATCAGCCGGAAG CTTGGACTATGTGGTTCAGTAGCTCCATAACGAACTGGGGTTGGCCGTCTTTCATGCCGCTGAAAATGGTTCGGGAACGCGTGTCCGACGATTCATGTGTCATTGCAGCAGAAGTCACAGTGCTCGGCACAGTTAGCAAATTGCCATGA
- the LOC115756269 gene encoding uncharacterized protein LOC115756269, producing the protein MAVEADDGITPEYTDVSPAHFVFKIDSFSPFSDNDHDGFGSAFPMGFQSPKPIGRMLKRLILCPNGDKSRNGEGHVSIYLAVSETNPLKVGSDVNTIISFSVFDQIRDTYLGSTMRYCAMRSRWGIPRFVPPETFKNQSNRYLIDDTCVFSVEVFCHRELRHRERLTLKKDLMGLWDYSAVQEVRNTADQKPSRIIRSRSLRNRRRKKYKDMDMDDEAYYGITTEYTDVSPAHYVLKIESFSLFSDNGIDMYETNDFESGGHKWRLILYPNGDESRDGEGYVSIYLAVSETSPLNVGSDVNAIVRFFVFDQIRDTYLVKRGSTTRFRAMRSKWGIPRFVPLETFKDRTNGYLIDDTSIFGVEVFVIKNSGIGECLALKKGTSSHTHEWKIPNFSSLVEECCYSEMFFAGKRKWQVRLYPRGISREKNKSLSIFLCLVDSEKLAPQQKVNVRFCFRMRGQDGAVYEGPKGSHWFSSSSSLGGWTGFMLLEHVGDFLVNDECVVEAEVTVLGASGKLT; encoded by the exons ATGGCCGTCGAAGCTGATGATG GAATAACTCCGGAGTACACAGATGTCTCACCTGCACATTTTGTATTCAAGATAGATTCATTCTCTCCGTTTTCAGACAACGACCAT gatgggtttggttcagcattcccAATGGGCTTTCAGTCTCCAAAGCCCATTGGAAGAATGCTGAA GAGACTGATTCTCTGTCCTAATGGAGACAAGAGCAGAAACGGAGAAGGTCATGTATCTATATATCTGGCAGTTTCCGAGACCAATCCTTTGAAGGTTGGCTCGGACGTGAACACAATCATTTCGTTCTCTGTGTTTGATCAAATTCGCGACACATACTTG GGGAGCACCATGAGGTACTGTGCCATGAGGTCCAGATGGGGTATTCCAAGATTTGTGCCCCCAGAAACTTTCAAGAATCAGTCGAACAGGTACCTTATTGATGACACGTGTGTCTTCAGTGTGGAGGTTTTTTGTCATCGAGAACTCAGGCATCGGGAACGTCTAACACTAAAAAAGG ATTTAATGGGGTTATGGGACTATTCAGCTGTTCAGGAAG TACGTAACACCGCTGACCAGAAACCATCAAGAATCATCAGAAGTAGAAGTCtgagaaacagaagaagaaagaaatataaaGACATGGACATGGACGACGAAGCTTATTATG GAATAACTACGGAGTACACAGATGTCTCACCTGCACATTATGTGCTCAAGATTGAGTCCTTCTCTCTGTTTTCAGACAACGGCATAGACATGTATGAAACTAATGACTTCGAATCTGGAGGCCACAAatg GAGACTGATTCTCTATCCCAATGGAGACGAGAGCAGAGATGGAGAAGGTTATGTGTCTATATATCTGGCAGTTTCCGAGACCAGTCCTTTGAACGTTGGCTCGGACGTGAATGCAATCGTTAGGTTCTTTGTGTTTGATCAAATTCGCGACACGTACTTGGTAAAAAGAG GGAGCACCACGAGGTTTCGTGCCATGAGGTCCAAATGGGGTATTCCAAGATTTGTGCCTCTAGAAACTTTCAAGGATCGGACGAACGGGTACCTCATTGACGACACCAGCATCTTTGGAGTGGAGGTTTTCGTCATCAAGAACTCAGGCATAGGTGAATGTCTAGCACTAAAAAAGGGTACATCCTCACATACACATGAATGGAAGATTCCAAATTTCTCAAGTTTGGTTGAAGAGTGCTGCTATTCAGAAATGTTTTTTGCTGGAAAGCGGAAATG GCAGGTGCGTCTCTATCCAAGGGGTATTTCgagagaaaagaacaaaagccTTTCCATATTTCTTTGTTTGGTAGATTCAGAGAAACTAGCTCCTCAGCAGAAAGTTAACGTCAGGTTCTGCTTCCGGATGAGAGGCCAAGATGGTGCTGTCTATGAGGGCCCAAAAG GTTCACATTGGTTCAGTAGTTCAAGCTCTTTAGGGGGGTGGACTGGTTTTATGCTGCTAGAACACGTTGGAGATTTCCTAGTCAATGATGAATGCGTCGTTGAGGCCGAAGTCACCGTCCTAGGTGCTTCTGGTAAACTCACATGA